One Mycobacterium kubicae genomic window carries:
- the ftsY gene encoding signal recognition particle-docking protein FtsY: MSEGLWIAIAVVAALVIIAALVFGLLRYRRRQIRLSARPTPDVLDRSGGYTASSGITFSQTPTTTLEPRERIDTTGLPAVGDDAAIPRDAPKRTISDVELPDVAPPQTTAPVASAPPVEAPVAPPPAPAAPEIEEIAPTEGRLERLRGRLARSQNALGRSMLGLLGGGDLDEDSWQDVEDTLLVADLGPVVTTSVVAELRSRLASGNVRTEADARAVLREVLIKELHPEMDRSIRALPHADHPSVLLVVGVNGTGKTTTVGKLARVLVADGRRVVLGAADTFRAAAAEQLRTWASRVGAEVVSGAEGADPASVAFDAVDKGIAAGADVVLIDTAGRLHTKVGLMDELGKVKRVVTRRAAVDEVLLVLDATIGQNGLAQARVFAEVVEITGAVLTKLDGTAKGGIVFRVQQELGVPVKLVGLGEGPDDLAPFEPGAFVDALLG; this comes from the coding sequence GTGTCGGAAGGTCTCTGGATCGCTATCGCGGTGGTCGCCGCCCTGGTCATCATCGCCGCGCTGGTCTTCGGCCTGCTGCGCTACCGCCGGCGCCAGATCAGGCTGTCGGCCCGGCCCACGCCCGACGTCCTCGACCGTTCCGGCGGCTACACCGCGTCGTCGGGGATCACCTTCAGCCAGACGCCCACCACCACGCTCGAACCCCGCGAACGCATCGACACCACCGGGTTGCCGGCGGTCGGCGACGACGCCGCCATCCCGCGTGACGCGCCCAAGCGCACCATCTCCGACGTCGAGCTGCCCGACGTAGCACCGCCGCAGACCACGGCACCGGTTGCGTCGGCCCCGCCGGTCGAGGCACCGGTAGCACCCCCGCCGGCCCCGGCGGCCCCGGAGATCGAGGAGATCGCGCCCACCGAGGGCCGGTTGGAACGCCTGCGCGGGCGGCTGGCTCGCTCCCAGAACGCGCTGGGACGCAGCATGCTGGGCTTGCTCGGCGGCGGCGACCTCGACGAAGACTCCTGGCAGGACGTCGAGGACACCTTGCTGGTCGCCGACCTGGGCCCGGTCGTCACCACGTCGGTGGTCGCCGAGTTGCGCAGCCGGCTGGCCAGCGGCAACGTCCGCACCGAGGCCGATGCCCGCGCGGTGTTGCGTGAGGTATTGATCAAAGAACTGCATCCGGAGATGGACCGCTCCATCCGCGCCCTACCCCACGCCGATCACCCCTCGGTGCTGCTGGTCGTCGGGGTCAACGGCACCGGCAAAACCACCACCGTCGGCAAGTTGGCGCGGGTTCTGGTCGCCGACGGCCGCCGCGTCGTGCTCGGGGCGGCCGACACCTTCCGCGCCGCGGCCGCCGAGCAACTGCGGACCTGGGCGTCGCGGGTGGGTGCCGAGGTGGTGAGCGGCGCCGAAGGTGCCGACCCGGCCTCGGTGGCGTTCGACGCCGTCGACAAGGGCATCGCCGCGGGCGCCGACGTCGTGCTCATCGACACCGCCGGACGGCTGCACACCAAGGTCGGCCTGATGGACGAACTGGGCAAGGTCAAGCGGGTGGTCACCCGCCGCGCGGCCGTCGACGAGGTCTTGCTCGTCCTGGACGCCACCATCGGCCAGAACGGACTGGCCCAGGCCCGGGTGTTCGCCGAGGTCGTCGAGATCACCGGCGCGGTGCTCACCAAACTGGACGGAACGGCCAAGGGCGGCATCGTCTTCCGCGTCCAGCAAGAACTCGGCGTGCCGGTCAAGCTCGTCGGGCTGGGTGAAGGCCCCGACGATCTGGCGCCATTCGAGCCCGGAGCATTCGTAGACGCCCTGCTCGGCTAA
- the smc gene encoding chromosome segregation protein SMC produces MYLKSLTLKGFKSFAAPTTLRFEPGITAVVGPNGSGKSNVVDALAWVMGEQGAKTLRGGKMEDVIFAGTSSRAPLGRAEVTVTIDNSDNALPIDYNEVSITRRMFRDGASEYEINGSNCRLMDVQELLSDSGIGREMHVIVGQGKLDEILQSRPEDRRAFIEEAAGVLKHRKRKEKALRKLDAMSANLARLTDLTTELRRQLKPLGRQAEVARRAQTIQADLRDARLRLAADDLVNRQTEREAIFETEATMRREHDEAAARLSIAAEELATHEAALAELSSRAESIQHTWFGLSALAERVSATIRIASERAQHLDVEPVTTSDTDPDALDAEAEQVAVAEQQLLAELAQARTRLDAARAELADRERQAAEADRAHLAAVRAEADRREGLARLAGQVETMRARVESIDDSVARLTERIEQAAARAERSRAEFEGVQGRVGELDQGEVGLDEHHERTVTALRLADGRVTELQAAERDAERRVASLRARIDALSVGLERKDGAAWLTQHHGGTGLFGSVAQLVKVRSGYEAALAAVLGSAADALAADSLGAARSAVTALKQADAGRAALVLGDWPTPEPPAPDPLPGDAHWALDLVEVPARLRGALMAMLSGVAVVDDLAQALELVAARPQLRAVTLDGDLVGAGWVSGGSDRKLSTLEITSEIDKARSELAAAEEQVAQLSAALSGALTEQAARQDSAEQAWAALNESDTAISAMYEQLGRLGQEARAADEEWTRLVQQREELEAGRAQTLDEVFELETRLRNAQQSQQVQAEDPVDRQAIAAAAEHARSVEIEARLAVRTAEERANAVRGRADSLRRAAAAEREARLRAQQAREARLRAATVAAAVAESGRLLAARLRSVVDAASQLRDEVNAERQHRSAAMAAVRDEVNTLTARVAALTDSLHRDEVANAQAALRIEQLEQMVLEQFGMAPADLIAEYGPDVALPPTELEMAEFEQARERGEQVTMPAPMPYDRPTQERRAKRAERELAELGRVNPLALEEFAALEERYNFLSTQLEDVKAARKDLLDVVADVDTRILQVFSDAFVDVEREFRTVFTSLFPGGEGRLRLTQPDDMLATGIEVEARPPGKKVTRLSLLSGGEKALTAVAMLVAIFRARPSPFYIMDEVEAALDDMNLRRLIGLFEQLRDRSQLIIITHQKPTMEVADALYGVTMQGDGITTVISQRIRGQQVDRLVSQSS; encoded by the coding sequence GTGTACCTCAAGAGTCTGACGCTGAAGGGCTTCAAGTCCTTCGCCGCGCCGACGACTCTGCGCTTCGAGCCGGGCATCACCGCCGTCGTCGGGCCCAACGGTTCGGGCAAGTCCAACGTCGTCGACGCGCTGGCCTGGGTGATGGGGGAGCAGGGGGCCAAGACCCTGCGCGGCGGCAAGATGGAAGACGTCATCTTCGCCGGCACCTCATCGCGCGCGCCGCTGGGCCGGGCCGAAGTCACCGTCACCATCGACAACTCCGACAACGCGCTGCCCATCGATTACAACGAGGTGTCCATCACCCGCCGGATGTTCCGTGACGGCGCCAGCGAGTACGAGATCAACGGCAGCAACTGCCGATTGATGGACGTCCAGGAACTGCTGAGCGACTCGGGCATCGGCCGCGAAATGCACGTCATCGTCGGCCAGGGCAAGCTCGACGAAATATTGCAGTCGCGGCCCGAAGACCGTCGTGCGTTCATCGAAGAAGCCGCCGGCGTGCTCAAGCACCGCAAGCGCAAGGAAAAGGCGCTGCGCAAACTCGACGCGATGTCGGCGAACCTGGCGCGGCTGACCGACTTGACCACCGAGTTGCGGCGTCAGCTCAAGCCACTGGGCCGGCAAGCCGAAGTGGCCCGGCGCGCCCAGACCATCCAGGCCGACCTGCGCGACGCGCGGTTGCGCCTGGCCGCCGACGACCTGGTCAACCGGCAGACCGAGCGGGAGGCGATCTTCGAGACCGAGGCCACGATGCGCCGCGAGCACGACGAGGCCGCCGCCCGGCTGTCCATCGCCGCCGAAGAACTGGCCACCCACGAGGCGGCCCTGGCCGAGCTGTCCAGCCGCGCCGAGTCGATCCAGCACACCTGGTTCGGGCTGTCCGCCCTGGCCGAGCGGGTCAGCGCAACGATCCGCATCGCCAGCGAGCGCGCCCAGCACCTCGACGTCGAACCAGTGACGACCAGCGACACCGACCCCGACGCACTGGACGCCGAAGCCGAGCAGGTGGCCGTCGCCGAACAACAGCTGCTGGCCGAGCTGGCGCAGGCGCGCACCCGGCTGGACGCCGCACGCGCGGAGCTGGCCGACCGGGAGCGACAGGCCGCCGAGGCCGACCGAGCGCACCTGGCCGCGGTGCGCGCGGAAGCCGACCGGCGAGAAGGGTTGGCGCGCCTGGCCGGTCAGGTCGAAACCATGCGGGCGCGGGTGGAGTCGATCGACGACAGCGTCGCGCGCCTCACCGAACGCATCGAGCAGGCCGCCGCGCGCGCCGAGCGCTCCCGCGCGGAGTTCGAAGGTGTGCAGGGCCGCGTCGGCGAACTCGACCAGGGCGAGGTGGGGCTCGACGAGCACCACGAGCGGACGGTTACCGCGTTGCGGCTGGCCGACGGACGCGTCACCGAACTGCAGGCGGCCGAACGCGACGCCGAACGTCGGGTGGCGTCGCTGCGCGCGCGCATCGACGCGCTCTCGGTCGGTCTGGAACGCAAGGACGGCGCGGCGTGGTTGACCCAACATCACGGCGGCACAGGCCTGTTCGGTTCTGTGGCCCAGCTGGTGAAGGTGCGCTCGGGTTACGAGGCGGCGCTGGCCGCGGTGCTCGGCTCGGCCGCCGACGCGTTGGCCGCCGACAGTCTGGGCGCGGCTCGCAGCGCGGTCACCGCCCTCAAGCAGGCCGACGCGGGCCGCGCCGCCCTGGTGCTGGGGGACTGGCCGACGCCCGAGCCCCCCGCGCCAGACCCGCTGCCCGGTGACGCCCACTGGGCACTCGACCTCGTCGAAGTGCCGGCGCGGCTGCGCGGTGCGCTGATGGCCATGCTCTCGGGCGTCGCGGTGGTCGACGACCTCGCCCAAGCACTCGAGCTGGTGGCGGCGCGCCCGCAGTTGCGCGCGGTCACCCTGGATGGGGATCTGGTCGGAGCAGGCTGGGTCAGCGGCGGGTCGGACCGCAAGCTGTCGACGTTGGAGATCACCTCGGAAATCGACAAGGCCCGCAGCGAGCTGGCCGCCGCCGAAGAGCAGGTGGCGCAACTGAGCGCGGCACTGTCCGGGGCGCTCACCGAGCAAGCCGCTCGTCAGGACTCCGCCGAGCAGGCGTGGGCCGCGCTCAACGAATCCGATACCGCCATCTCGGCGATGTACGAACAGCTGGGCCGCCTCGGTCAGGAAGCGCGGGCGGCCGACGAAGAGTGGACGCGGCTGGTCCAGCAGCGCGAGGAGCTGGAAGCTGGGCGCGCCCAAACCCTCGACGAGGTCTTCGAGTTGGAGACCCGGCTGCGCAACGCTCAGCAGAGCCAGCAGGTGCAAGCCGAAGACCCGGTCGACCGGCAGGCCATCGCCGCGGCGGCCGAACACGCCCGCAGCGTCGAGATCGAAGCCCGGCTGGCGGTGCGCACTGCCGAGGAACGCGCGAATGCCGTTCGCGGACGGGCTGATTCGCTGCGCCGCGCGGCCGCCGCGGAACGCGAGGCGCGACTGCGTGCCCAGCAGGCGCGGGAAGCGCGGCTGCGGGCGGCGACGGTCGCGGCGGCCGTCGCCGAGTCCGGGCGCCTGCTGGCCGCGCGGCTGCGCAGCGTGGTCGACGCCGCCTCCCAGCTGCGCGACGAGGTCAACGCCGAACGCCAGCACCGGTCGGCGGCCATGGCGGCGGTCCGCGACGAGGTGAACACCCTGACCGCCCGGGTGGCCGCGCTGACCGACTCGCTGCACCGCGACGAGGTGGCCAACGCGCAGGCGGCGCTGCGCATCGAGCAACTCGAACAGATGGTGCTCGAGCAATTCGGCATGGCGCCCGCCGACCTGATCGCCGAATACGGCCCGGACGTCGCGCTGCCGCCGACCGAGCTGGAAATGGCCGAGTTCGAGCAGGCCCGTGAACGCGGCGAACAGGTGACCATGCCCGCGCCGATGCCCTACGACCGCCCCACCCAGGAGCGCCGCGCCAAACGCGCCGAGCGGGAGCTGGCCGAACTGGGCCGGGTGAACCCGCTGGCCCTCGAGGAGTTCGCCGCCCTGGAGGAGCGCTACAACTTCCTGTCCACCCAACTCGAGGACGTCAAGGCCGCCCGTAAGGACCTGCTGGACGTCGTCGCCGACGTCGACACCCGCATCCTGCAAGTGTTCAGCGACGCCTTCGTCGACGTCGAACGCGAATTCCGGACGGTGTTCACGTCACTGTTCCCGGGCGGCGAGGGCCGGCTGCGGCTGACCCAGCCCGACGACATGCTGGCCACCGGCATCGAAGTGGAGGCCCGGCCCCCGGGCAAGAAGGTCACCAGGCTGTCGCTGCTGTCCGGCGGCGAAAAAGCGCTGACCGCGGTGGCGATGCTGGTGGCGATCTTCCGGGCCCGTCCGTCGCCGTTCTACATCATGGACGAGGTCGAGGCCGCCCTCGACGACATGAACCTGCGCCGCCTCATCGGGCTGTTCGAACAGCTGCGGGACCGCTCGCAGCTGATCATCATCACCCACCAGAAGCCCACCATGGAGGTCGCCGACGCCCTGTACGGCGTGACCATGCAGGGCGACGGCATCACCACCGTCATCTCCCAGCGGATCCGCGGCCAGCAAGTCGATCGGCTGGTGTCCCAGTCCTCGTAG